The following proteins come from a genomic window of Anopheles ziemanni chromosome 3, idAnoZiCoDA_A2_x.2, whole genome shotgun sequence:
- the LOC131287446 gene encoding glutamyl-tRNA(Gln) amidotransferase subunit B, mitochondrial, with translation MSLSNRLVCRYFASTKSSKNNTRTKWKSVVGLEVHAQLETKSKLFSGARSTFGAAPNTCVSLFDASIPGTLPVLNKSAVELGVKTALALGCEVNSVSMFDRKHYFYADLPTGYQITQQRSPLARRGSLSFPVFIPGITKVPYYKSARLHQLQLEQDSGKSLHDPVERKSLVDLNRAGVALMELVFEPDLESGEEASALVKELILILTRLRSCSCKMEEGALRVDANISVHMENTPLGTRTEVKNIGSVRAVSQAVDYEIQRQINILNDGGTIHNETRAWDATRRITVAMRDKEVVQDYRFMPEPNLPPLHLKLHEDSEEYGGDLALVDVPKIQNTLPELPEETRQRIIQQHQLTPAIAITLVNDIPLHDFYRAIVDEADCNRSPKMVANFLINELLTVLNSNKLETDECRLTSGQLAKIVDMLEENKLNAHYARLVLQELLADGVAGNKVNCPVEMVTRNNWLLITDEEQIRQFCKDAMERNPKVVEKYRKGKEKMLYALAGEVAKASEQKIDMARAVEMLKDMLK, from the exons ATGTCGTTATCCAACCGGCTGGTTTGTAGATATTTTGCGTCTACGAAAAgttcgaaaaataatacaag gacaaaatggaaaagtgtTGTCGGCTTGGAGGTGCATGCTCAGCTAGAAACCAAATCGAAGCTGTTTTCCGGTGCAAGATCGACATTTGGGGCCGCTCCAAACACCTGCGTGTCTTTGTTTGATGCATCGATTCCGGGCACACTTCCTGTGTTGAACAAAAGTGCCGTAGAACTAGGCGTGAAAACAGCGCTTGCCTTGGGCTGTGAGGTGAATTCGGTGTCGATGTTCGATCGGAAGCACTACTTCTATGCCGATTTGCCGACCGGATATCAGATCACACAGCAAAGGTCACCGCTTGCGCGACGAGGGTCTCTCTCGTTTCCAGTGTTTATACCAGGCATAACGAAGGTTCCATATTACAAGTCGGCTCGTTTGCATCAACTGCAGTTGGAACAGGATAGTGGAAAATCGTTGCACGATCctgtggaaaggaaaagcttAGTGGATCTCAACCGTGCTGGAGTGGCTCTGATGGAGCTGGTATTTGAACCGGATTTGGAAAGTGGTGAAGAAGCGTCTGCACTGGTGAAAGAGTTGATATTGATACTAACTAGGCTGCGAAGTTGTTCGTGCAAGATGGAAG AGGGCGCCCTGCGAGTAGATGCCAATATATCGGTGCATATGGAAAACACTCCACTGGGAACTCGCACCGAGGTGAAAAACATAGGTTCGGTGCGTGCAGTTTCCCAGGCTGTAGACTACGAAATCCAGCGGCAGATCAACATCCTGAACGATGGTGGAACTATTCACAACGAAACACGTGCGTGGGATGCCACTCGACGGATTACGGTAGCGATGCGGGACAAGGAGGTCGTCCAGGACTATCGATTCATGCCCGAACCGAATTTGCCTCCTTTACATCTGAAGCTGCACGAGGATTCAGAGGAATACGGTGGCGACCTAGCCTTAGTGGATGttccaaaaatacaaaacacccTGCCGGAACTTCCGGAGGAAACTCGTCAGCGGATAATACAGCAACACCAATTAACTCCTGCGATTGCCATCACGCTAGTC aACGACATCCCGTTACACGACTTTTACCGCGCCATCGTTGACGAGGCAGATTGTAACCGGTCACCAAAAATGGTAGCCAACTTTCTCATCAACGAACTACTGACCGTTTTGAATAGCAACAAGCTGGAAACGGATGAGTGCCGGCTTACGTCCGGACAGCTAGCGAAAATTGTCGATATGCTCgaggaaaacaaactcaaTGCGCATTACGCTCGACTAGTATTGCAGGAGCTGCTGGCCGACGGCGTCGCTGGCAACAAGGTCAACTGCCCAGTGGAAATGGTTACCAGAAACAATTGGTTACTTATCACCGATGAAGAACAGATTCGACAGTTCTGCAAGGATGCGATGGAGCGTAACCCGAAGGTGGTGGAGAAGTATCGTAAAGGCAAGGAGAAGATGCTGTATGCGTTGGCCGGCGAGGTAGCGAAGGCAAGCGAACAGAAGATAGACATGGCACGAGCGGTAGAAATGTTGAAGGACATGTTAAAATAA
- the LOC131286973 gene encoding zinc finger protein 287-like encodes MDLKIYNDVPSETPGSYCRFCFRDTSLVPIFHPTTCEPLNLELITIILDCIGVLLKPEVDFPSAACQNCLQLMQEYHHFRRRAREYDKIIRSKMLPRIEPEVIIVKQENVEMSDIFGRDGADGESSSSSTLTADEIRDPVDVLGQLQQLHQQHQLLQQQQQQQQQADQKQAFHEQQDELEPKFSMSAIFNAQAAVAAVTAAAAVVSSHTQSKVRTRRSTATTTASGASTHEENRCMVCGEKFQSRDIWIAHLTIHKAERPFQCHICLAQFKTKYVQQNHIRTVHENVRSYRCLICTEPSRMFKSKRTLEDHMRYHTGERPFVCCICKITFSSGSVHRNHMYRVHREMRKKDRRCNHCGKVFDRILDLKRHQTSYCEKIIGRQMADRL; translated from the exons ATGGATTTAAAAATCTATAATGATGT TCCGAGTGAAACGCCAGGGTCGTACTgtcggttttgcttccgtGACACCAGCTTGGTTCCCATTTTTCATCCTACAACTTGTGAACCGCTGAACCTGGAGCTGATAACGATCATTTTGGATTGCATTGGCGTTCTGTTGAAGCCGGAGGTGGATTTTCCCTCGGCTGCATGCCAAAACTGTTTGCAGCTTATGCAGGAGTACCATCACTTCCGGAGGCGCGCCCGAGAGTACGACAAGATAATCCGCTCGAAGATGTTGCCACGGATCGAGCCAGAAGTAATTATAGTGAAGCAGGAGAACGTCGAAATGAGCGACATTTTTGGACGAGATGGTGCCGATGGAGaaagtagtagtagcagtacGCTGACGGCGGATGAAATCCGAGATCCGGTCGATGTTCTCGGGCAGCTGCAGCAGTTACATCAACAGCACCAGTTgcttcaacagcagcagcaacaacaacagcaagccGATCAGAAACAAGCTTTCCACGAACAACAAGACGAGCTAGAACCAAAGTTTAGTATGAGTGCCATTTTTAATGCCCAGGCAGCCGTAGCGGCTGTTACGGCAGCTGCCGCAGTTGTATCGTCACACACGCAGTCGAAAGTTCGCACGAGACGATCGACGGCAACCACGACGGCTTCCGGTGCATCGACGCATGAGGAAAACCGTTGTATGGTCTGCGGAGAAAAATTTCAATCGCGCGATATATGGATAGCACACCTTACCATTCACAAAGCCGAACGTCCCTTTCAGTGTCACATCTGTTTGGCTCAATTTAAAACCAAATACGTACAACAGAACCACATTCGGACGGTGCACGAAAATGTCCGCAGCTACCGGTGTCTGATCTGCACCGAGCCAAGTCGAATGTTCAAGAGCAAACGCACACTTGAGGATCACATGCGCTACCACACGGGCGAGCGGCCGTTCGTGTGCTGCATCTGTAAGATAACCTTCTCCTCCGGCAGTGTGCACCGTAATCACATGTACCGGGTGCATCGGGAGATGCGCAAAAAGGACCGCCGGTGCAACCACTGCGGGAAGGTGTTCGATCGCATTCTCGACCTAAAGCGCCACCAGACGAGCTACTGCGAGAAGATCATCGGCCGGCAAATGGCCGATCGGTTATAA
- the LOC131288720 gene encoding uncharacterized protein LOC131288720: MTSASRDRSFGTWNRSDSTGNVYLSNNNVADNLAKMFSRTAPSSPRWTPYGSRHNSPPMPSSPLSSSPPPSTLRRNYSSTFTLIPEDRAVDTVSPSIMPHSDSTNGATPKSKATETRPPMRPSNGRIILRLVLWWPLLLIAIAQRILGFFMQLAWKPFLMAAPAFWLSACLWMFWKLIALPLAGLKWVLVALHTPAYERNRKKRTVLISCGSTIQTLHLARNFYKSGARVVVFEFEGLFALARFSTAVSKFYSIQRPTPETSNEYIAALCEIVEKEQPTHYIPVCATSPAHYDALAKPHLELRGCSSFIPGAQETSVLDDILQVMRKCESNEIQTPPHRVVSSKDDVQKLYDTGFLTGFRNVMTASGMLGLLERSKCVLPVARRDLKLNYEVSEAQKWVVIRDVIGSHYVTCTTVKDSAVIANVTCAIQADTRSLIPEENAAVEAWLKEFFRRIRLQRPINGHISFRLVKCQCSGKILPLGIRVGVSLPYICYTGVHSRVLCKPCPHFSRQNSGPLVQEGGRYLLHETVLNALRKPGVDAVQQLLGTVIDQREALFVYWDPLPYCAYYHFQLPFNSVKRFLHKRQASRTSMPAMAAPVQ; encoded by the coding sequence ATGACCTCAGCCAGCAGGGACAGATCATTTGGCACGTGGAACCGCAGTGATAGTACGGGCAACGTGTACCTCTCGAACAACAACGTGGCGGACAATCTGGCGAAAATGTTCTCCCGCACGGCTCCGTCGAGCCCTCGATGGACACCGTACGGGTCGCGGCACAATTCGCCCCCAATGCCGAGCTCTCCGCTTTCGTCTTCGCCACCGCCATCGACACTGCGCCGAAATTACTCGAGCACGTTCACGCTGATCCCGGAGGATCGGGCCGTCGACACGGTGTCCCCTTCGATAATGCCACACAGCGACAGCACGAATGGCGCTACCCCGAAGAGTAAAGCAACGGAGACACGGCCTCCCATGCGGCCATCGAATGGGCGCATCATACTGCGGCTAGTGCTCTGGTGGCCACTGCTGCTGATCGCGATCGCTCAGCGTATCCTCGGCTTTTTCATGCAGCTCGCCTGGAAACCGTTCCTGATGGCAGCACCGGCCTTCTGGCTGTCCGCCTGCCTGTGGATGTTTTGGAAGTTGATCGCGTTGCCGCTGGCCGGCCTCAAGTGGGTCCTGGTCGCGTTGCATACACCGGCCTACGAACGAAACCGCAAGAAACGCACGGTGCTGATCAGCTGCGGTAGCACGATTCAGACGCTCCACCTGGCACGAAACTTTTACAAATCCGGCGCGCGGGTAGTGGTGTTCGAATTCGAGGGCCTCTTTGCGCTGGCACGCTTTTCGACGGCCGTCAGCAAATTCTACAGCATCCAGCGACCCACGCCCGAGACGTCCAACGAGTACATCGCCGCATTGTGCGAAATCGTGGAGAAGGAACAGCCGACCCACTACATTCCCGTGTGCGCCACCAGTCCAGCGCACTACGACGCACTGGCCAAGCCGCATCTGGAACTCCGCGGCTGCTCCAGCTTCATCCCGGGTGCCCAGGAGACATCCGTGCTCGATGACATCCTGCAGGTGATGCGCAAGTGCGAGTCGAACGAAATCCAGACGCCACCGCATCGGGTCGTCTCGTCGAAGGACGACGTACAGAAACTGTACGACACCGGTTTTCTGACCGGTTTCCGCAACGTCATGACCGCATCGGGCATGCTCGGACTGCTCGAGCGCAGCAAGTGCGTGCTGCCGGTTGCCAGGCGAGACCTGAAGCTGAACTATGAAGTGAGCGAGGCGCAGAAATGGGTCGTCATACGGGACGTGATTGGATCGCACTACGTTACCTGTACGACGGTGAAGGACTCGGCCGTGATTGCCAACGTGACCTGTGCCATCCAGGCGGACACGCGTAGCCTCATCCCGGAGGAGAATGCCGCCGTCGAGGCGTGGCTGAAGGAGTTCTTCCGCCGTATCCGACTGCAGCGACCCATCAACGGCCACATCAGCTTCCGGTTGGTTAAGTGTCAGTGCAGTGGTAAGATACTACCGCTCGGGATCCGTGTCGGTGTGTCGCTGCCGTACATATGCTACACCGGAGTGCATTCGCGGGTACTCTGTAAACCCTGCCCGCACTTCAGTCGTCAGAATTCGGGTCCGCTGGTACAGGAAGGTGGTCGCTACCTTCTCCACGAGACGGTTCTGAACGCGCTGCGCAAACCGGGCGTCGATGCGGTGCAGCAGTTGCTCGGAACCGTGATCGATCAGCGAGAGGCGCTGTTCGTGTACTGGGACCCGCTTCCCTACTGCGCCTACTACCACTTCCAGTTGCCGTTTAACTCCGTCAAACGGTTCCTTCACAAACGGCAAGCATCGCGGACATCCATGCCGGCGATGGCCGCCCCGGTGCAGTGA